In a single window of the bacterium genome:
- the trpA gene encoding tryptophan synthase subunit alpha, whose amino-acid sequence MGRMEKRFSEALGQGRKVFIAYITAGDPSLESTMRLVREFETQGVDIIELGVPFSDPVADGPVNQEAAMRALKSGVNIGQILGMIRELRKESQIPIIFFTYYNSLLAYGLERFVNDAADSGLDGALVLDLPPEEAGEYKHLMDEKHLATVFLVSPVTPEERLEMIAENATGFVYYVSQMGVTGERESIARSIPDKVGAIKARTKVPVAVGFGISTPDHVREIARYADGVIVGSSIVRKIGDLGSRPGFEKEVGAYVGTLASSTYHH is encoded by the coding sequence ATGGGAAGAATGGAGAAACGATTTTCAGAGGCTCTGGGGCAAGGGCGGAAGGTTTTTATCGCCTATATTACCGCCGGTGACCCTTCACTCGAATCAACGATGAGGCTTGTAAGGGAATTTGAAACGCAGGGTGTCGATATTATTGAGCTCGGCGTTCCGTTTTCCGATCCTGTGGCCGATGGCCCGGTCAACCAGGAAGCGGCGATGCGCGCCCTGAAATCCGGTGTTAACATCGGGCAGATTCTCGGAATGATCCGTGAATTACGGAAAGAATCGCAGATTCCGATTATATTTTTTACCTACTACAACTCCCTGTTGGCATATGGTCTCGAACGGTTTGTGAACGATGCGGCGGATTCCGGTCTGGACGGCGCGCTGGTGCTCGATCTGCCCCCGGAAGAAGCGGGTGAATACAAGCATCTCATGGATGAGAAGCATCTTGCGACTGTTTTTCTCGTTTCACCGGTTACTCCTGAGGAACGACTGGAAATGATTGCAGAAAACGCCACCGGTTTTGTATATTATGTGTCACAGATGGGTGTAACCGGAGAACGGGAGTCGATTGCCAGGAGCATTCCCGATAAAGTCGGCGCCATAAAGGCCAGAACTAAAGTCCCGGTAGCGGTCGGTTTCGGTATTTCTACCCCTGACCATGTCCGTGAAATCGCCCGGTACGCCGATGGTGTGATTGTCGGAAGCTCGATCGTACGCAAGATTGGCGATCTGGGTTCCAGACCGGGATTTGAAAAAGAGGTGGGTGCTTATGTGGGAACGCTCGCATCATCCACCTATCACCATTGA
- a CDS encoding chorismate mutase: MDDIAGWRERIDEIDTRMVELLNERARCALEIGKIKAMNGMKVFNPVREREVFTNVFQKNKGPLSDHALLRIFKRIIEECRDLEKNTGQHGLSQ; encoded by the coding sequence ATGGATGATATTGCCGGTTGGCGCGAACGTATTGACGAAATCGATACCCGTATGGTCGAGCTTCTTAACGAACGAGCCCGATGCGCTTTGGAAATCGGCAAGATCAAAGCCATGAATGGTATGAAGGTTTTTAACCCGGTTCGGGAACGGGAAGTATTTACCAACGTTTTCCAGAAAAACAAGGGACCGCTCTCGGATCATGCCTTATTGAGAATTTTCAAACGTATCATCGAAGAATGCAGGGACCTCGAAAAAAATACCGGCCAGCATGGGCTTTCTCAATAA
- a CDS encoding 4Fe-4S binding protein, translated as MAHVISDECISCGTCAGACPSEAISEGEDKYHIDPDICIDCGACVDECPVEAISAG; from the coding sequence ATGGCACATGTAATTTCTGACGAATGCATTTCCTGTGGCACCTGTGCTGGCGCTTGTCCATCGGAAGCAATTTCTGAAGGTGAAGATAAATACCATATAGATCCCGATATCTGCATCGATTGCGGAGCCTGCGTGGACGAATGTCCGGTCGAGGCAATTTCAGCCGGTTAA